CACACGCCGGGCGGTGGCGTGGCTGCGGGAGCGAGACATTGAGCCGCAGCTCGATGGAGAAGGGGAGATTGTGCGCCAGCGGCCTCGTCCTGGGGCCCCGCTCCCGAAGACTCGTGCCCTTCTCACGGCGGCCCAGTGAGCCGATGCCAGGCCCCACGTCTGCACAAACTGAGCGAACTTCGGAGTTGGAGCCCGATCCCCTCTCCTGGTCGGCGCTCCGGCGCCGGCTGCAGGAAACGAGTCTGTTGAACGAAACGATTGTGGGGACGGAGGCTCCTGATCCCGACACGCTTGCGATTGACGGCTTGACGGACGACAGTCGGGCGGTCACGCCGGGCGGCGGCTTCGTTGCGATTCGCGGCGTGGACGCCGATGGCCACTCGTTCATTGACATGGCGGTAGAAAACGGAGCGCGTCTCGTCGTGTGCGAGGCGCTGCCGGCCCAGGCGCGTGAGCGCTTCCCCGGGGTCGTGTTTGCCCGTGTGACGGACACGCGGACGGCCCTGGCTGAGGGCGCCGCGGCCTTGTACGGCGACCCGGCCGACGAGCTGTCCCTCGTGGGCGTGACGGGGACGAACGGAAAGACCACGGTCGCCTATCTCGTCCACCACCTGCTGGAGACGCTTGGGGGGACCGCTGGGCTGCTCAGCACGATCGAGGTTCGGACGGGCGGCGGGACGACCGCCCCGGAGCTCACGACGCCGGGGCCGTTGGTCCTGCACCGCCGTCTGCGGTGTATGGTAGACCGGGGCTGCACGGCCTGTGCGATGGAGGTGTCCTCCCACGCCCTCGACCAGGATCGCGTGCACGGGCTCAACTACGAGGTGGCAATCTTCACCAATCTCTCGGTCGACCATCTCGACTACCACGACACGCCGGACGACTACCGGGCGGCGAAGAAGAGGCTGTTCGACGCACTCGGGCCTGACGCGACGGCCCTGTACAACGCCGACGACGAGGCCGGCCCCACGATGGTGGCCGACACGGACGCCGATGTCGTGTCCTTTGCGGTGGAGGCGGCTGCGGGCATTGAGGCAACTGTGCTGGAGGCCCGGCTCGACGGCCTGCGGCTCCGCCTCGACGGGCGGGAGCGCGCCGTTCGGCTGGCGGGGCGCTTCAACGCCTTCAACCTGGCGGCGGCCTATGGGGCCGGCACGGCCCTCGGCCACGCGCCGGACGCTGTGGCCGACGCCCTGGCCGATGCGCCGCCGGTGCCCGGCCGGGTCGAGCCGCTGCGCTTCGAGGACGGCACGACGGTCATCGTCGACTACGCCCACACGCCCGACGCGCTGGAGAATGTGCTCCGCGCCGTGCGCGACACGAGGCCGGCGGACGCTGCGCTCTGGTGCGTATTTGGCTGCGGGGGAGACCGCGACCCGGGCAAGCGGCCCATGATGGGCCGCATCGCCGAGCGGCTTGCCGAGCGCGTCATCGTGACGAGTGACAACCCGCGCACGGAAGCCCCGGTGGGGATTCTTCGAGACATCCGCGAGGGGGTGGAGCGGCCGGAGTCGATGCGCTGGATTGTAGACCGGGAGGAGGCCATTCAGGCCGCGGCCGACGAGGCGATGCCGGGCGACGTAGTGGTGATCGCCGGCAAGGGCCACGAGACGACTCAGACCATCGGCACCGACACGCGCCCCTTCGACGATCGCGAGATGGCACGACAATACTTTGGCTGACGCGCCTGGACGAGTGCGACCGGGGTCCGGTGCACGCCCAGGTGCCCACACACGATGCTCTACTACCTCATCGATTACATTGAGCGGCTCTACCACCCGCCGGGGTTTCAGGTGATTCGGTTCATCACCGTGCGGGCGGCGCTGGCCTCCATTACGGCGCTCGGCATTGCGATGGGGGCGGGCCAAGGCATCATCCGCTGGCTGCGGCGGCAGCAGCTCGGGGAACAGGTGCGGGAGGGCGAGGCCGCCGGGGCCATCAGCCACGCCCACAAGGCGGGCACGCCCACGATGGGCGGCATCATCATTTTGCTGTCCGTGGGCGGGGCGACGCTGCTCTGGGGGGCCGTCGCCAACACGTACGTATGGCTCTCCCTCGTGGCAATGGGTGGGCTCGGCGTGGTGGGCTTTGCCGACGACTACGTGAAGACGGTGAAGAAGCAAAAAGACGGCCTCAATGCCTGGTACAAGGTGGTGGGACAGGTTGCCGTCGGGCTTTTCGTCGGGGGGGTGCTGTACTTCCATCCCGACTTTGCGGCCTACAACACGTTCACGTTCATTCCTTTCCTAAAAGACCAGGTACTCGATTATGACCTCTTCCGGTTTCTAGAACTGGGCGTCGACCTTGGGTGGGCCGTCTACCTTCCGGTGGTCGTCTTCATCGTGACGGCGGTCTCCAATGCCGTGAACCTGACCGACGGGCTCGACGGCCTGACGACCGGCGTCACAGCGTTTGTATCGCTGGGGCTCGTTGCGCTGGTGTATGTCTCCGGCAACGCGGAGTTTGCGACGTTTCTGAACGTCATGTACCTGCCGGGCACCGGGGAGCTGACGGTGTTCGTGGCGGCCGTCACGGCGGCCTGCTTTGGGTTTCTCTGGTACAACGGGTACCCGGCGACCGTCTTCATGGGCGACACCGGCGCTCTCGCCCTCGGTGGGGCCGTGGGGAGCACGATCCTCATGGTGCGCAAAGAGCTGTTGCTGCCGCTGCTGGGCATCGTGTACTTCGCCGAGGCGGTCTCGGTCATCGTGCAGACGAGCTACTTCAAGTATACACGACGCCGCACCGGCACCGGCAAGCGCGTCTTCCGGATGGCGCCGTTGCATCACCACTACGAGGCGCTTGGGCTCCACGAGGCGAAAATCGTAACGCGCTTCTGGATTGTGACCGCCATTACCGTGATCGCCGCCCTGCTCATCCTTCGCATTCGATGACGAATCCCACGCCGCGGCGTGGGCTCGACCTTCCTTCACTTGAACCGACGCTTCCCCCCCAATGACCCCGGACGAGGTCCGTACAGCACGAGCCACCGTAGTGGGCGGCGCCCGAAGTGGGCGCGCCGTGGCCCGGCTGTTGGCCGAGGCTGGAGGCGAGGTGTTTCTCACCGAGCAGGACGCCTCATCGGACGGGGCCGCGGCGGCCCTCGAGGAGGCTGGCGTCGAGTACGAGTTTGGGGGGCATACGGTGGAGGCTCTCGATGCAGATTATTTTGTGCTCAGTCCCGGCGTCCCGACGCAGTCGAACATCGTACAACAGGCGTTGCGGGCGGGGCTCGACGTGTACTCCGAAATTGAGGCGGCGTCCTGGTTCTGCGACGCGCCCATTGTGGCCATCACTGGCACCAACGGCAAGACGACCACGACGAGCCTCACCGGGCATGTTCTTCGAACGGCATTCGCGGACGACCCGGACCGCGAGGCCATCGTGGCCGGCAACATTGGGTATCCGTTTTCCGACTACGTGCTCGATACGGAGCCGACGGACGTGGTGGTGCTGGAGGTGTCCAGCTTCCAGCTCGACCACGTGGACACGTTCCGTCCCCGCGTGAGCGTGCTGCTGAACATCACGCCCGATCACCTGGGGCGCTACGACCACGACTTTGAGGCCTACGCACAGGCCAAGCACAGTATTTTCCGCAATCAGGGCGAAGGCGACGTGGTGATCTACAATCGGGACGACGGGGACGTGCGGGACGCCGCGGAGCAGGCGGCCGCGGAGCAGGGCGTCCGCCCGATGGCCATCACCGGAGAAGGGGTGCCGGCGACCGGGGCCGGACTGCGAGACGGTCGCGTCGTGCTCCGAGCCGACGACGAAGACGATTCACTTATGCCTCAGGACGAGCTTGCCCTTCGAGGGTGCCACAACATGTACAACTCGCTTGCGGCTGCGGTCTCGGCCCGCGTGATGGAGGTCGAGAATGACGTCATTCGCAAGAGCCTGTCCGGCTTTGAGGGCGTGCCGCATCGGCTGGAGGAGGTGCGCACGGTGGGTGGCGTGCTGTACGTCAACGACTCGAAGGCCACCAACGTGAATGCGGTCTGGTACGCCTTGGAGAGCTTCGACCGGCCCGTCGTGCTGATTGCCGGGGGGCGAGACAAGGGAAACGATTACACAGACCTCAAGCCGCTCGTTCGCGATCAGGTGCGGGCGGTGGTGGCCCTCGGGGAAAGTGCCGGGACGGTGGTTCGGGAGCTCGGGGACGAGGCCGGCACGCACAGCCGAGCCGACACCATGGAGGATGCCCTGAGCCAGGCCCAGCGCGCGGCCCAGCCGGGTGACGTGGTGCTGCTGAGCCCGGCGTGCTCTTCCTTCGACATGTACGAGAACTATGAGGAACGGGGGGACACCTTCCGCCGCCTCGTGGACACGCTGCCATAACGCATCACGTGCTGTGTATCGCGCATCCGGTCGTCTCTCTGGCGGCGTGCGCAACACGAAATACGCACCACATCCGAACCGACGACTCGACCTTTCGACCCATTATTTCCATCACTACCGTTCGATGAGCATCGTCCAATTTCTCACACAGAAGGTGACCGACCGCGCCCCGGCGGACAAGTACGTGGTGTGGGTCGTGTTGGCGCTGTCGGCCGTGGGCGTGGTGGCGGTGTATAGCGCCGTCACGTACCTGGCCGAGGTGCGGGCCGGGACCGAGCCGGTGCACTTCCTGCTCCGGCACCTGGCCCGTGTGGGGATTGCCCTCGGGGCGATGGGCGTGGTGAGCCTCATCGACTACCGCACGCTGGCCCGGTACAGCCGGGTGGCGCTGGTGGGGGCCCTGCTCCTGTTGGTCGCCGTCAAGGTCGTCGGCCTCTTCTCGGGGGGCGCCGACCGCTGGCTGCAGGTGGCCGGGGTTGGGTTTCAGCCGTCGGAGCTCGCGCGGGTGGCGCTCGTCTTCTACGTGGCGGTGTTGCTGGTGAAGAAGCAGGACTACGTGAAGAGCTTCAGCCGCACGTTTCTGCCGGTGCTGGTGTGGGTGGGACTGACGGTGGGACTCATTGCGGTCGACGACCTCTCGACGGCCCTCGTGCTGCTGCTTGGCGTGCTGCTGATGAGCTTCGTAGGGCGCGTGAGTGTCCTGCAGATCGGGGGGCTCGCTGTGCTGGGAGGCGTGATGGCGTTCGGCGTCCTGTCTACGTCGCCCGACCGGGCCGCCCGCCTGGAGGCGTACCTCGGCATGGACCTGTTTCCGAATACCAACCCGGAGCAGGTCATGGACGTGAGGGGGGAGCAGTATCAGTCTCGGCAGGCCCGGATGGCCTTTGCGGCCGGGGGGCTTACCGGGGTGGGGCCGGGAAAGAGTGTTCAGCGCGACTTTCTTCCGGAGCCCTACAACGACTTTATCTTCGCCATCATCGCGGAGGAGTACGGCGTCTTTGGGGCCCTGGCCCTGCTGGCCGGGTTCTTCGTACTGCTCTTTCGTGGATACCTTCGCATTGCGCGGGACGCCCCGGACCCGCTCGGGCTTATTCTGGCCGTCGGGGTGACCACGCTCGTCGTGACGTACGGATTCGTGCACGCCGGGGTGGCCAGCGGGCTGTTGCCGGTGACGGGCCTGCCCATGCCGTTTGTCTCGTACGGAGGTACGTCTCTACTGGCCAACGGCATCATGATTGGAGTCCTGTTGAATATCTCCCGCCACGCGGGACAGCGTTCCGCCGAGCAGGTTTGAGTTGCTCCGTTTCAAAATCTTTCTGGGCCTTTGGGCCCGCTGACGATTTTCGAGTTGCCATGAGCACGCGTGCGCCACACATACTGATGGTTGGGGGCGGCACCGGGGGACACGTGTACCCGGCCATCGCCATTGCCGATGCGGTGCGGGCGCTCCGCCCGGATGCCCAAATCGTGTTTGCGGGCACGCAGGACCGGCTCGAAGCGCGGGCCGTGCCGGAGGCGGGGTATGCCCTCCACCCCATCACGGCGCAGGGCCTTCAGCGGCGGGCCGTGGCGTCCAACCTCTTGCTGCCGATCCGCGTGGCGCAGGGCCTGATGCAGAGCTGGCGGCTTGTGGGCGCCATCGAGCCGGACGTGGCGGTGGGCACGGGCGGGTACGTGGCCGCCCCGGTGCTGATGGCGGCGTGGCTGCGCGG
This portion of the Salinibacter grassmerensis genome encodes:
- a CDS encoding UDP-N-acetylmuramoyl-L-alanyl-D-glutamate--2,6-diaminopimelate ligase codes for the protein MEPDPLSWSALRRRLQETSLLNETIVGTEAPDPDTLAIDGLTDDSRAVTPGGGFVAIRGVDADGHSFIDMAVENGARLVVCEALPAQARERFPGVVFARVTDTRTALAEGAAALYGDPADELSLVGVTGTNGKTTVAYLVHHLLETLGGTAGLLSTIEVRTGGGTTAPELTTPGPLVLHRRLRCMVDRGCTACAMEVSSHALDQDRVHGLNYEVAIFTNLSVDHLDYHDTPDDYRAAKKRLFDALGPDATALYNADDEAGPTMVADTDADVVSFAVEAAAGIEATVLEARLDGLRLRLDGRERAVRLAGRFNAFNLAAAYGAGTALGHAPDAVADALADAPPVPGRVEPLRFEDGTTVIVDYAHTPDALENVLRAVRDTRPADAALWCVFGCGGDRDPGKRPMMGRIAERLAERVIVTSDNPRTEAPVGILRDIREGVERPESMRWIVDREEAIQAAADEAMPGDVVVIAGKGHETTQTIGTDTRPFDDREMARQYFG
- the mraY gene encoding phospho-N-acetylmuramoyl-pentapeptide-transferase, whose amino-acid sequence is MLYYLIDYIERLYHPPGFQVIRFITVRAALASITALGIAMGAGQGIIRWLRRQQLGEQVREGEAAGAISHAHKAGTPTMGGIIILLSVGGATLLWGAVANTYVWLSLVAMGGLGVVGFADDYVKTVKKQKDGLNAWYKVVGQVAVGLFVGGVLYFHPDFAAYNTFTFIPFLKDQVLDYDLFRFLELGVDLGWAVYLPVVVFIVTAVSNAVNLTDGLDGLTTGVTAFVSLGLVALVYVSGNAEFATFLNVMYLPGTGELTVFVAAVTAACFGFLWYNGYPATVFMGDTGALALGGAVGSTILMVRKELLLPLLGIVYFAEAVSVIVQTSYFKYTRRRTGTGKRVFRMAPLHHHYEALGLHEAKIVTRFWIVTAITVIAALLILRIR
- the murD gene encoding UDP-N-acetylmuramoyl-L-alanine--D-glutamate ligase, with amino-acid sequence MTPDEVRTARATVVGGARSGRAVARLLAEAGGEVFLTEQDASSDGAAAALEEAGVEYEFGGHTVEALDADYFVLSPGVPTQSNIVQQALRAGLDVYSEIEAASWFCDAPIVAITGTNGKTTTTSLTGHVLRTAFADDPDREAIVAGNIGYPFSDYVLDTEPTDVVVLEVSSFQLDHVDTFRPRVSVLLNITPDHLGRYDHDFEAYAQAKHSIFRNQGEGDVVIYNRDDGDVRDAAEQAAAEQGVRPMAITGEGVPATGAGLRDGRVVLRADDEDDSLMPQDELALRGCHNMYNSLAAAVSARVMEVENDVIRKSLSGFEGVPHRLEEVRTVGGVLYVNDSKATNVNAVWYALESFDRPVVLIAGGRDKGNDYTDLKPLVRDQVRAVVALGESAGTVVRELGDEAGTHSRADTMEDALSQAQRAAQPGDVVLLSPACSSFDMYENYEERGDTFRRLVDTLP
- a CDS encoding FtsW/RodA/SpoVE family cell cycle protein, with product MSIVQFLTQKVTDRAPADKYVVWVVLALSAVGVVAVYSAVTYLAEVRAGTEPVHFLLRHLARVGIALGAMGVVSLIDYRTLARYSRVALVGALLLLVAVKVVGLFSGGADRWLQVAGVGFQPSELARVALVFYVAVLLVKKQDYVKSFSRTFLPVLVWVGLTVGLIAVDDLSTALVLLLGVLLMSFVGRVSVLQIGGLAVLGGVMAFGVLSTSPDRAARLEAYLGMDLFPNTNPEQVMDVRGEQYQSRQARMAFAAGGLTGVGPGKSVQRDFLPEPYNDFIFAIIAEEYGVFGALALLAGFFVLLFRGYLRIARDAPDPLGLILAVGVTTLVVTYGFVHAGVASGLLPVTGLPMPFVSYGGTSLLANGIMIGVLLNISRHAGQRSAEQV